In Zea mays cultivar B73 chromosome 7, Zm-B73-REFERENCE-NAM-5.0, whole genome shotgun sequence, the following proteins share a genomic window:
- the LOC103632242 gene encoding PGR5-like protein 1B, chloroplastic: MATQYARLSLPCRLPSPLPPPVPTTTRRLPRAAAAAASTSPRCPRVGGAAATRARGPCRPRASEGEVQQQEAEADQVVDSNMLPYCSINRKEKKSIGEMEQEFLQAMQAFYYEGKAIMSNEEFDNLKEELMWEGSSVVMLSPDEQKLLEAAMAYVSGNPIMTDDEFDQLKLRLKKEGSDIVQEGPRCSLRSRKVYSDLTVDYLKMLLLNVPAAVVALALFFFLDDFTGFEITYLLELPEPFSFIFTWFAALPLIFWVAQAITNVIVKDFLILKGPCPNCGNENLSFFGTILSVPSGGSKNSVKCASCGTELEYDSSTRLITLPEPAEAK; this comes from the exons ATGGCCACCCAATATGCGCGGCTCTCCCTGCCATGCCGCCTGCCCTCGCCGCTCCCTCCGCCGGTGCCGACGACGACCCGCCGGCTGCCGcgcgccgcggcggcggcggcgtccacCTCCCCGCGGTGCCCACGCGTCGGGGGCGCGGCGGCCACGCGCGCCCGCGGCCCGTGCCGGCCTCGCGCCTCCGAGGGCGAAGTGCAGCAGCAGGAGGCGGAAGCGGACCAGGTGGTGGACAGCAACATGCTGCCCTACTGCAGCATCAACCGCAAGGAGAAGAAGAGCATCGGGGAGATGGAGCAGGAGTTCCTCCAGGCGATGcag GCCTTCTACTACGAAGGCAAGGCGATCATGTCGAACGAGGAGTTCGACAACCTCAAGGAGGAGCTCATGTGGGAAGGGAGCAGCGTCGTGATGCTAA GcccagatgagcagaagcttttgGAAGCCGCCATGGCGTATGTCTCGGGCAACCCCATCATGACGGATGATGAATTCGATCAACTAAAGCTGAGACTAAAG AAAGAAGGAAGCGACATTGTACAGGAAGGTCCAAGATGCAGCCTACGGAGTCGAAAG GTCTACAGTGACTTGACTGTTGACTACTTGAAGATGTTGCTCCTAAATGTTCCCGCAGCTGTTGTAGCTCTGGCACT ATTCTTCTTTTTGGATGATTTCACGGGATTTGAAATCACATATCTTCTTGAG TTGCCGGAGCCTTTCAGTTTCATCTTCACATGGTTCGCCGCACTGCCTTTAATATTTTGGGTAGCGCAGGCGATCACTAATGTCATAGTGAAGGACTTCCTGATCTTGAAG GGTCCGTGTCCAAACTGCGGGAATGAAAACCTCTCCTTCTTCGGTACCATACTGTCAGTGCCTAGCGGTGGCTCAAAAAACAGCGTGAAATGTGCAAG TTGTGGCACTGAGTTGGAGTACGACTCTTCAACCCGATTGATCACACTCCCAGAACCGGCTGAGGCTAAATAA